In one Nicotiana sylvestris chromosome 8, ASM39365v2, whole genome shotgun sequence genomic region, the following are encoded:
- the LOC104221584 gene encoding uncharacterized protein, protein MAKTPEKNSPQKMAASNKTPIWDCGSSLYDSFELKSFERQLDSAIASRSLSMPHLPDRRILIPSSNSQQQQQEQQQTQPISKKSSKISRSFQKLLKSLFRQKQNNSPLFSGHKQSIGDGFYVIYDKSGALTTIPEGPECDNLSPEIKSLVRRTGSERFTVASIGISCA, encoded by the coding sequence ATGGCAAAAACTCCAGAAAAAAACTCACCCCAAAAAATGGCAGCATCAAACAAAACTCCCATTTGGGATTGTGGAAGTTCACTCTACGACTCTTTCGAATTAAAATCATTCGAACGTCAACTCGACTCCGCCATAGCTTCTAGAAGTCTCTCTATGCCTCATTTACCCGATCGCCGTATTCTTATTCCATCTTCTAACtcgcaacaacaacaacaagaacaacaacaaactcaaccCATTTCCAAAAAGAGTTCGAAAATTTCTAGATCTTTCCAGAAACTTCTGAAATCCTTGTTCAGACAAAAGCAGAACAATAGTCCGCTCTTTTCGGGACATAAACAGTCAATTGGAGATGGTTTTTATGTTATTTATGATAAATCTGGTGCACTTACGACGATTCCAGAAGGTCCGGAGTGTGATAATCTTTCGCCGGAAATTAAGTCGTTGGTTAGAAGAACGGGTTCTGAACGATTTACGGTGGCTTCTATTGGTATTTCATGTGCttaa